DNA sequence from the Cyprinus carpio isolate SPL01 chromosome B13, ASM1834038v1, whole genome shotgun sequence genome:
AGTTTTCATGTGTATAACACTGTGTGTTTGCAGGTAAGGTGTGCTCCTTTGAGCAACTAGAGCATGTGAGAGAGATGCAGGAACGTCTGGCTCGGCTGCATTTCAGTCTGGACAGTCATGTGGAGGAGCTGTCTGAAGACCAGAGAAAAACCGCTTCGGACCGCAATCTAGAACACTTGCTTTCTAATGTAAGATATATTTTAATCTTCTTTAATAATGCATCTCTTGTTGGGTTGCACAATTCatctaaataaaactgaattgtgaTATGGCTTAGTGTGTTATCAAATCGCAAAGGCtgcaatttaaagtttttttttttttttttttgtcaatttgatATATAATCACTGCATTTTTGGCCAAACTGTGCAGCCTtataaacaagcacagcaaacctggaagttttttaaaaatcctattttaatcgcaatttgaattaaatttctaacccaaatcgtgcagccctaatcttGTGAGTATTTATACTGAACCTTAAACCACAGATACTCATTTTCCCACaagtttatatttgttcattacagtagacacacacacatagagtctTGTCTCTAATGGATATGAAACACCAGTCTACTTGTTCTCTCTCCACTATTCAAGCACTCTGACTCTCTCATGCACAGATATTAAAGGACTGGACACAATTATATCCTGTATCTGAATACAGGCCTGTGGCTGAATCTTGTATTATCATCCAAATCCAAGTGTCGCTGTCTGATTGTATTCTTTCATCAGTCTGTGAAGGGCTGGACAGTTGCTATTGATAGTATTTCCCTTCTAGCTGTCAGCTTGGTGGTTGGAGGGCCCAGCagattatagtgtgtgtgtgtgtgtgtgtgtgtgtgtgtgtgtgtgtgtgtgtgtgtgtgtgaatttcatTATGGGTGGTTCACTTAGTATAACAGAGTGTATAGTTGAATCTTAAACAAGGTCTTGTTTTACCCCACATTTTCATAAAGCTTATGTTAGGACTATTAAGATTTTTGCATTGTAACAGTATTTTTAGGACAACTAAGCACACCCCGGCCTCATCATACTCCACAatgcatttgaatattgattctcattagattctcGTTACTGtactacagtattttttaatcagCATTAATTAAAGGCAGCACTACAGATACTACCATGATCTTttttttaacccccccccccaataaatatgtatgtaaataatacatatttatttataacaatattaatgttataataacacaatatttatttagatattattgtacTACAGTAATTAAAATTTGGATTCAAAAATGgtcttaataaatataaaattaattcctTTTTTGGGGTAAAATGTGACTTGGACGTGTTCATGAAATTCacccatttattataaaattagtgTCCAGGAATTCACAAAAGCTAGGTGATAGACAACTAGTGTGAATAACacctataaaacaaaaataaacaatttaggaTATATTAAATTAGTATACTGTTAGGGAATGGTGTAAGGAAAAGCATTTCTGCAgtgcattttgtaattttaaaaaattgacaacCTGTACAACACAAGTCATCTCAGTTTTTGTTAACATACAGGCTGAATTCCACTGTCTGAAGTCTGTTGCTTCAGTATACTGATTCTGTCAGCTTAGCAGTTATAGATTGGTCTTTTTAAAGCATCAGcgattatattgattttttttaatgtatctctGTTTTTTCTCATCTTAGCTGGAAGAATTGAGCAGCTCAATGTATCCTTCTATATTATGGATTGTATGTGTTAATATATGCCATTTTACTTTACCTTTGACATTAACCCCCAAAGTGTTTGGAGTCCTTAAgatgttaacaaaaaaagaatgattaagtCCCATTTTATGCTATTAAAATACAATGTTTATTGACTTTAACAAATCTTTCAGCTTAATCAGCTGTGGTCAagttaatgttttgtgaaaatgtaacattgtgtTTTGACAAGATTTCTGTTTATCCAGAAAGGGTTTGTGTTAAACTAACAACTCTCACTGCTCTCAGCTAagcatttagttttagtttcagtacaACCAGGGATTgtgtttctcaaaatatcttagcTGAGATTATTCTAAGATCAGTTGTGTCCTAATAGAAGCTTAATGGATAAATCCAGTATATGTGCAGGAAGAAAGCTGAAGTCAGCATTTTAATGTGTATTAGGAGCTCCAGAGCTTGTACATTAGATGTACATTAGTAGTGCATATCTCCTTAATGCGGTTTATCCAGACAGAAACTCCACCTGGCAGAAAATCAAGACTTACCCAAGACCTCCAGCACCTGAAGCGGGACACAAAACCCAGCTGACCATCAAAGCACTGTGCCGACCAATGCCCAAGATGCCATGGCTACAACTCAACTGCAAGTTAATGAAGCACCATCATCGTGATCTGTGTCTAATGCAATGCTAAGTGACGGCAGCAGCATCAAAGCACATTCTCCATGTGAACGAAATTCAACTCCAAAAAGGGCACTTCTTGTTTTCCAAATGTTTTGATCttagcatttacatttaaatatttccaaTTTTGAGTCTGAAAGCTAAATTGCATCCTCTTTGTTACAGTGTTTAAGTGGTTTATCTGGATAAATAATAATTGTTCTTAATTTAGGGTTTGCATGAGTTGATTTTAAAGGTTCATTCATCACAGGTAAAAAGAAATTGAGATCTAGAATTTTAGATCAACAATGTCAGAAGTGAATGAGAAGATGAAGATTTACGTTATTAGTCAATCATCATAACACAATTAATTTTAGTTCATCAGTGTTCTCTGGAAAGATGTTGTAAATGGCTGTGGAGTAGCTATAAACTCTCAGGACTGTTTGAAATCAGTGATCTTAGTGCCTCTTCTCAGTGTCTAGATTACATTGATTGTTTCACTGTACGGTTTTCATGAGACGCTACATGATGGAACTGGATCTTTTTGTAGATGTTTGCACATTAAAATAGACgtacacttatttaaaataatatgttatatacACTGTTTGTAAACTAGAGTTTTAAATAGCTATTTAATGTTGATCTAGGAACATTTATGATAGGAGTTGTTTGTTATTCATGATGGCACtgattaaaatgtacagtatttgtgtgTTATCTTTGCAAAACTAAAGCGAGAACTTAATGNNNNNNNNNNNNNNNNNNNNNNNNNNNNNNNNNNNNNNNNNNNNNNNNNNNNNNNNNNNNNNNNNNNNNNNNNNNNNNNNNNNNNNNNNNNNNNNNNNNNNNNNNNNNNNNNNNNNNNNNNNNNNNNNNNNNNNNNNNNNNNNNNNNNNNNNNNNNNNNNNNNNNNNNNNNNNNNNNNNNNNNNNNNNNNNNNNNNNNNNNNNNNNNNNNNNNNNNNNNNNNNNNNNNNNNNNNNNNNNNNNNNNNNNNNNNNNNNNNNNNNNNNNNNNNNNNNNNNNNNNNNNNNNNNNNNNNNNNNNNNNNNNNNNNNNNNNNNNNNNNNNNNNNNNNNNNNNNNNNNNNNNNNNNNNNNNNNNNNNNNNNNNNNNNNNNNNNNNNNNNNNNNNNNNNNNNNNNNNNNNNNNNNNNNNNNNNNNNNNNNNNNNNNNNNNNNNNNNNNNNNNNNNNNNNNNNNNNNNNNNNNNNNNNNNNNNNNNNNNNNNNNNNNNNNNNNNNNNNNNNNNNNNNNNNNNNNNNNNNNNNNNNNNNNNNNNNNNNNNNNNNNNNNNNNNNNNNNNNNNNNNNNNNNNNNNNNNNNNNNNNNNNNNNNNNNNNNNNNNNNNNNNNNNNNNNNNNNNNNNNNNNNNNNNNNNNNNNNNNNNNNNNNNNNNNNNNNNNNNNNNNNNNNNNNNNNNNNNNNNNNNNNNNNNNNNNNNNNNNNNNNNNNNNNNNNNNNNNNNNNNNNNNNNNNNNNNNNNNNNNNNNNNNNNNNNNNNNNNNNNNNNNNNNNNNNNNNNNNNNNNNNNNNNNNNNNNNNNNNNNNNNNNNNNNNNNNNNNNNNNNNNNNNNNNNNNNNNNNNNNNNNNNNNNNNNNNNNNNNNNNNNNNNNNNNNNNNNNNNNNNNNNNNNNNNNNNNNNNNNNNNNNNNNNNNNNNNNNNNNNNNNNNNNNNNNNNNNNNNNNNNNNNNNNNNNNNNNNNNNNNNNNNNNNNNNNNNNNNNNNNNNNNNNNNNNNNNNNNNNTATGTTTATTCAAAGTGAACCCCCATACATTAATGGGgaaagtatgtagatatattggataaatgcttgtaattactgtcaaatattgtttatatataaagtaatgactATCAAAAAAATGTGGCTTTGCAAGCTATTTTAATGTGATCTTATTTTTTCTACAgttcaaaaactaaatttaacagaatttaatattaatatattttgataatcccataaaataaaaacctaaagctttttaaaatacggtattttaagtaatgttatgtaatttttgtgtgttttacatcTAAAAAATCTGTACTTTGACAGGGAATTCTTGTGGATGTAATTGATAATGTTACGAATTTTCCAAAAGAATACTGTGTAAAAACAGAAgactttaattaattgtataattttaaggtaTTTCTACAATAATCTCCAgtttatatgcagatttattcatttgtttaacattctacagacattttttaatgagattttcttttcattctttagcAGTGGAAcggtaaaaatacagaaaatgtttacagtaaatatctgtatttaaaaaacagaattattccgtagaatataacttaagggttttttactgtatttgacgGTAAGTGTTTGGCAACTTTGCTGCCAGACTTTTTACCGTTTTTTTACgattgtttttttacatgcatttaccttaaatttaaggtttcacagtaaaaaaacacatagttgtcttaattttaaatatgtgaattttcttttctagactttttgaattttttttagtttgtttttttggcatgtttttaaattgaatttttgtgtaaaaaagcctataattttctcattatatgaatttacagattattacttttattttatggttaatgtttttaataaaagtttttttctgtgttttcatgacatttacacgtaatgttaaaaaaactgaaaatatctgtaaaataatacagtatatttctgtgaaaaaactttttttttttacagtgcatatttaaaaacataaaactgtttgcaattctgtttggttttacaatcagaggaaaaaataaaagtaggTCAAAAATTCAGTTTATTGTAAGATTAACCCTGGAAATGTCTTACATATTGTGATCATGTGCGTCAGTCATACATCAGCAGTGTGGATTATATGGAAAAAATAGAAACCCTGAATGACAAACAGATTTgccatttatgcaaaatattatcaTCTTCTTAAATCTGTTTCTGACGTGACTATAAAAGGTCTTAGATGTCGCTTTTATTGTGATTATCCTGGCATGGGCTAAAATGGGACATGAAAAAAGTTTACAATGGAAAGAAACCTCAAATGACATTCTGGGTCTGTTATAGTGATTTTCATTTATAACAGCactattttatacaaaataaacaactaattcaAATTTCTACAGTAAATAACACGTAAACAActcaatatttataaattttcagAATTCGTgtgcaatttatatttatactaaatTGGGACCATCAGCTATTtggaaaattaacttaaatttaataattgAACTTAACTGAACTTTTGAAATCCTAGTTTCAATATTAATGTgtaactattaaatatataaagatcTGAAATCTTTAGTCCACATGTTTGAATGTACTTCTTGGATTACAAATAAGATTTGGATTGGATGCAATGTCTGGGACATCAACATATTAGGGTCATTTTAATCTTGCAAACTTCAGTTCAtctgaaaatatattatgtattctaGCTCAGAGTTTAAGCTTTTACATGGTTTTCCAACCCAATCATTTTTTCTCATGTTTCTCCTATTGGCACAATATTGTTGGAGATGCCTAAACAAACGTGGTTCTGTttttaagatataaataaaattagttagAGACAgatatatattaagttttttttaatatgataaaaGTAGTATACATCAAACACGGCTTTGGCAGTATTTTGATAACACCCAACTTGGCAGCATCTATTAGTATAGTCTTTATACTACAACTGCAGTATAATTTGGCTATTCGACAACAAAAGCGATGGGAATGTGAATTTTATGTCAATATTTTATGTCACTGTAGTTTGTTAAAAATTGTAGATCACTGTAAGTCACTGTTATAGTCACTAGCACTGTACATCACCGCCCCCACGTGGTTACAAAACGTTAATGCTGAACGTTTCGAGGCTTTCCCTCGTGGCACCGCTGGACAAAGGGAAACTTCAACAGtcttatttatttcattgatCCCAAAGGGGTCATTCGGTGCACTACAGCATCACATCAAGTACACGAAATGTAGcctaaacgaaaaaaaaaaaaaaaaaaatacatgaaacatacacgaaaataaaaatagatagtgGCCTCAGCTTACTACATTATAACTAATTACTGATTGCCAGCACTGGTttagctaaacaaacaaacaaacaaacaaacaaacaaacaaacaaacagaaacaggcttctttacactgtttaaaaaagaTCCCATAATAATTTCTGGTTTACACTTTAACAATAAATGTGGTAAGTTAATAAACCATGATNNNNNNNNNNNNNNNNNNNNNNNNNNNNNNNNNNNNNNNNNNNNNNNNNNNNNNNNNNNNNNNNNNNNNNNNNNNNNNNNNNNNNNNNNNNNNNNNNNNNNNNNNNNNNNNNNNNNNNNNNNNNNNNNNNNNNNNNNNNNNNNNNNNNNNNNNNNNNNNNNNNNNNNNNNNNNNNNNNNNNNNNNNNNNNNNNNNNNNNNNNNNNNNNNNNNNNNNNNNNNNNNNNNNNNNNNNNNNNNNNNNNNNNNNNNNNNNNNNNNNNNNNNNNNNNNNNNNNNNNNNNNNNNNNNNNNNNNNNNNNNNNNNNNNNNNNNNNNNNNNNNNNNNNNNNNNNNNNNNNNNNNNNNNNNNNNNNNNNNNNNNNNNNNNNNNNNNNNNNNNNNNNNNNNNNNNNNNNNNNNNNNNNNNNNNNNNNNNNNNNNNNNNNNNNNNNNNNNNNNNNNNNNNNNNNNNNNNNNNNNNNNNNNNNNNNNNNNNNNNNNNNNNNNNNNNNNNNNNNNNNNNNNNNNNNNNNNNNNNNNNNNNNNNNNNNNNNNNNNNNNNNNNNNNNNNNNNNNNNNNNNNNNNNNNNNNNNNNNNNNNNNNNNNNNNNNNNNNNNNNNNNNNNNNNNNNNNNNNNNNNNNNNNNNNNNNNNNNNNNNNNNNNNNNNNNNNNNNNNNNNNNNNNNNNNNNNNNNNNNNNNNNNNNNNNNNNNNNNNNNNNNNNNNNNNNNNNNNNNNNNNNNNNNNNNNNNNNNNNNNNNNNNNNNNNNNNNNNNNNNNNNNNNNNNNNNNNNNNNNNNNNNNNNNNNNNNNNNNNNNNNNNNNNNNNNNNNNNNNNNNNNNNNNNNNNNNNNNNNNNNNNNNNNNNNNNNNNNNNNNNNNNNNNNNNNNNNNNNNNNNNNNNNNNNNNNNNNNNNNNNNNNNNNNNNNNNNNNNNNNNNNNNNNNNNNNNNNNNNNNNNNNNNNNNNNNNNNNNNNNNNNNNNNNNNNNNNNNNNNNNNNNNNNNNNNNNNNNNNNTTCGAAAGTACTTTTAAAGGGACACTAAGGTGCGTCGTAATTCGCACAATCAAGTTTTGCCTCATTATTCATTCAGTGAGCGTACGAGTTCAGTCTCCGTGAACTAACGCAGTGTTTTATCCTAGATTTCAGACCCCTCGCCTCCCAACTGCAAAAGGGGGATGCAGTAATCCACATAGGAGTGTCCCAGGACCCTCCTCAAACAGAAAAGCCCTTGTGAACACTCACACTGGGGGGGCTCTCACTTGACCACGTGACGTGTATCCAAGGATAGCCAAAACTTGGAGTCCGCCGAGAAATGGACACGTTTCCAGCAAGCTTCACCGGAGAAAAGCGCAAAGGAGATAAATGAATAAGAGGCTTTCTTCACTGCCGCGAGAATCTGGAAGTAACTTTCGGACCTTTCAACTTATGAGTTACAGCAAAAATGTCTAAGTTGGAACTTTCTTAATGATGACCGTATTATCAAATATTAACTTTATAGTGTAATTAGCGTTTTCACTCACGCACGTAAGTGGAGTTCTTTGGAGTCTTCACATAAGCGCAGGAACAATGTGTACTAGACGCGACCATTCAGGATGCTCCAGATGAACTACTGGAGACCCGTTCGGTCTGTAAGGTAAGATTTCATTCAGTCTAGCTATTTTAACACAATCGCAGAGTATTAACTTTCACCTCTGCCAAAGACCTGTAAATACTTTTACAGCAAAATTAAAAACAGGAATCTTTAAGCTTGCGCTTTTCTTTCATTTATCTCTCATTGTAAATAATTTCACTAAAACATTACAATAGTAATTTTTGAGTTTGttcttttctgtcattttatttaccTCACACtgaacaatcaatcaatcaatcaaccaatcggtcaatcaatcaatcaatcaatcaatcaatcaatcaatcaatcaatcaatcaatcaatcgatctgtctgtctgtctgtctgtctgtctgtctgtcattcttctTACAAGAAAGCATTAAGCCTTGAGATAAAACGACTGACTTAAAGTTAGTTTACTTAATTGAGGATTTTGTTATTtcagaaaatatcagtttcatATAAATCTGTGATGTGGAAAAATGTAATCTTAtctaaacactaatttaaaatatgtgtgaCTATAGCCTAGTCAAAGTACagaactgttatttatttattttttaaatttggctatatttcttcaaaaactaaaaactaaaaacacattgTTTCTTCCACCTACTTTATGATTTTCATCCAAATCTTCTGAATCTTTAATGAAATTTGAAGTGGTTAAAAAAAGGAATGCATTGTGACTTAACCACCACTTTAACTGATACAAACATTAAATGCAGCAATtaacgtttattttttttactgcaactGTCATGTTACAATGTATTTCCTAGTAATTAGCCGTTAGATTGGTGTCATCATGCTCAATCTCCTGTTAGTTCACAGTGATTAGTACAAAACAGCAAGTGAAAGTCATGGTGTGAccttactatgtgtgtgtgtgtgtgtgtgtgtgtgtgtgtgtgtgtgtgtgtgtgtgtgtgagagagagagagagagagagagagagagagagagagtagccaTTTGGTGCCACGTCTCTTTAAGGTTTACATTTTGTGATACAGTATGTCCATGACAAATACACGCCCTGTTCTTGTTCCCCTCCTCCACCGCTGCTGCAGCTGCAACTCGTGGGCCCAGGCAGCACAAGAGAGCCTGTCACTGGTGATAGTGAATTTATCTCATATAGAAGAACTCCAGCTAAACACTGCCTATCTCCCAGAAGGTGCCATCACGCACTGCTGAACCGCAAAGCGCTCCGTaatgaaacaagacaaaaacacaaggATGAAACATGCTCCCTGGCCCCAGACTGCACACACCTCTCTGATACCCATGCTAACTCACTTCCTGTGTCATGTTTTCTGACAGAAAATGCCACTAGATTATATCCGTGTAATACTCCTGGATAAAAAGTGGTGCTATCCCAAAGGTTTAAACTGATTGACCATATGTCACAGACCAGTCTGAAAGCATCAGATGCACTGTAGTTTATTTTAACAAGCTGGTGATGTGTATCTTCCATCTCTGGGGAAAAAATCAAATCGAAATTTTttacacaatgaaaaataaacccaaacacTGCAACAGTAggattatttaaacattttttttctaacacatCTATAAGGCTGTAAGATAAGCCATTAATGTAATTTGTATGGGAATGATGTACAGAGTGATGTCCGTTTCTGCTTGAGCAGATCATCAGATTTGTCAAATGCTTCAGTGGTTTTTGAATATGTAAAGATCTCAGCTCAAACGCCGTGCCTGACAGTTTGACAGCTGTGGCATAATAAGCCCACATAATTGGTTTATATTTACTTAGACTGCACACTATCATTCCTTGACGGCTCGAAAATTGTGCCATATCCTAAATGCTACTCTTTGTGCAGACAAATTGCATGGCATTTGCCTATGACAGTTTTCCCACTGGTACACGTCTTATTTTAGGACAAAAATATTGCACTGGCTCTCCTTGTGTTTTTAGCACAGTTTAGGAAAATGTCACATTCATAAAAGCCACTGTCTGGCAGAGGTCTTGTAGGTTTATTTGTACAGATGTGGTCTTGATATGGTCCAGATTAACCCCTGTCAACCGGTGTTGTTTGCCTTGTTGTGAAGGTAACACAATGCGTTATTGCTAGTAAACGACAACTCTGAATAGAGCTACACTGGGTTATGGCAGCTCACCTACTTAAAGCCATTTGGTGGGGTTATCTGGGGTCGAACATGCCATAAAGCTACTAGTTTTATTGCAACACAACAGCCCAATATATATGTAGTGTTAATTAATGGTGTTGTTCCTTTACAATTTCCCTTAGGAAACAGTTTCTTTACATTAGAAAAAAATCAGATGAAATACTTATAACCTCAAAACAAGGGTTTATTTAAATAGGTCAACCTAAACTTCCTCTACAACACATGGCTACGGTTAACAAATGGCTTGTGGAATTCAGAGGTCATGAACCCTTGGTGAAAGGGCAGACCTATATTTCAGTGTACAGTAGCTAATGTCTGCTTTCCTAAAATGGATGGAAACATTGTATATTAAAGAAATGCTGCAACAACAGATGATTTGAAACTATGTGTAGAAGACACTGACACAATTGTTCATTTCAAACTGTATAGCTAACTCTCAGAAAATGAAAATCgtgtcaaacaaacaaaattccaCCCACACCATATGGCTTCCAAGATTTAATGAAAGCATTACAGACTTGCTGCAACAGGAAatcaaaaaatagattttttttttttaaagaaaaaaagttcacTTCCTTTTGACTCTGCGGGTTATAGAGGCAGAACCATTCTGTGGCTAAGTTATgagctatttttatgttttttttttttgtgaagcttGAAGATCACTCCATTCTCATTCTAATTACAATTTTAtcacttaaaatatttaacatttaaaataaatatgatttttaaaatataaacatataataattacAGGGATTAATATAGACTACCATtcaacatttggggtcagtaagcttttttaaagaaataaatatttcattcagcaagaatgcattaaattgataaagtatgacaatgtaatataatttatgtaacatttcaaataaatgctgttcctttgttcttcttttgtacttaatattcattaaagagtactgaaaaaaatattacagtttttgcacaaaaatattaagcagcacaactgttcaaaattaaatcatcatattagaatgatttctgaaggatcatttgacaccaAAGACTATaataatggctgcagaaaattcagcttcgccatcacaggaagaaattacatttttagatactctatcaaaatagaaaacatttattttaaactctaataacatttcacaatattactgtttttggtCAACTAAATGCACCCtttgagacttctttcaaaaacattaaaaaaataatcgtTATGATTCTTTGTGATCCACAGTAAGCAGTTACCAAAGAAAGACACTGTGTTCTGTGGACCTCATCATCTCTCATCCTTCCACATTAGTGGAATTACTGGACAGGTGATGACAGTGCAGGCTGCTTGTTAGGGAACAAAGCTGAAATTGTCTGTCTGCTTATACTCCCCTGTGCCAAACAGTATAAATCTGTCACCGCTTGGAATCGATACATAGGGCTGGTGTGTTACTGAGTTTTATGTCTGTGTGGAAATGATGCCAAAACTCCtgtcttgattttgtttattgCAGACGAATTGTAACCCAGGTTCTGACATGAGATGAACCCAAAACAGTTGGCAGCAGCGAAGAATTAGCAGTCTGTGGAGCATTTTCTAAATCAAACTTAATTTGAGAATGAGGAACAAGTATGCAGTCATCATTATCTGCATTGTGGCACTTGTCAtcattgaaaaagaaaacaacattatttcAAGGTGAGAATTTTTGGATTAACTAAAATACGCCCcccaaaatacaaatatttattgaaatggattttaaaattgttttaaatttgacatcatttttaaaatgtacagggTCTCAGACAAGCTGACACTAATACGGACCCCACAGACGGAGCCTCCAGGGCCCTACAATGCTTCCAGCGCTCTGGTAGTGATGGACGACAACAGTTCCTATCCAGAGGACATGTATGATGAGATCGGCATACAGGCAGGCCGAAAGCACATCCTCTTGATGGCTACCACTCGCACAGGATCTTCCTTCGTGGGCGAGTTTTTCAACCAACAGGGTGAAAACATGTTTTACCTCTTTGAGCCACTCTGGCACGTGGAGAGGATGCTATCGATTGGCTCGAGTGGCACAAATGCAAGCACTTCTGTTTGGGTATACAGAGATGTCCTACAACATCTCTTCTTGTGTAACTTCTCAATGTTGGAGAGCTTCATTAGCCCTCCTCCACGGGACCACATCACCCCTGCCCTGTTCCGCAGAGAGTCCAGCAAGGCCCTGTGCGAGGACCAAGTCTGCTCTCCGGTTGTAAAAGACGTTTTTGAGAGGTACCACTGCAAGACGAGACGATGCGGGCCACTCAATCTGACCTTGGCTTCCGAGGTCTGCTTAAGAAAACAGCACAGGGTGATAAAAACAGTGAGGGTCCGACAATTAGACACACTTCGTTCTCTAGTAAAAGACCCTCGGTTGGATATCAAACTCATTCAGCTGGTTAGAGACCCTCGAGCAATCCTGGCATCAAGGATGGTGGCCTTCGCAAGTAAGTACCAGAACTGGAAAAGCTGGGCAGTGAATGGAGATGTTCCTATAGAGGATGAAGAGGTCAAACGTCTCGAAGGAAACTGTAACAATATCCGCATCTCTGCCGAGTTGGGCTTGAGTCAGCCGAAATGGCTGAAAAACCGTTATATGCTAGTACGTTATGAGGATATCGCCAGGTACCCCATGCAGAAAGCGGCAGAAATGTACAATTTCACAGGGATTCCGATGACGACACAAGCACGGGATTGGATCCTCAAAAGCACACATGCGTCAACCGAGGCAAGTGGCGTGTATTCCACCCAAAAAAACTCTTCAGAACAGGTGGAGAAATGGCGGCTCAGTATACCGTTCAAACTGGCACAAGTTGTACAGAAAGTTTGTGGGCCGACCATGAAACTTTTTGGGTATAGGTTTGTAGACAGTGAACAGACACTATTGAACAGATCTTTTAGTTTGCTTGaagaaaaac
Encoded proteins:
- the LOC109074302 gene encoding carbohydrate sulfotransferase 3-like; amino-acid sequence: MRNKYAVIIICIVALVIIEKENNIISRVSDKLTLIRTPQTEPPGPYNASSALVVMDDNSSYPEDMYDEIGIQAGRKHILLMATTRTGSSFVGEFFNQQGENMFYLFEPLWHVERMLSIGSSGTNASTSVWVYRDVLQHLFLCNFSMLESFISPPPRDHITPALFRRESSKALCEDQVCSPVVKDVFERYHCKTRRCGPLNLTLASEVCLRKQHRVIKTVRVRQLDTLRSLVKDPRLDIKLIQLVRDPRAILASRMVAFASKYQNWKSWAVNGDVPIEDEEVKRLEGNCNNIRISAELGLSQPKWLKNRYMLVRYEDIARYPMQKAAEMYNFTGIPMTTQARDWILKSTHASTEASGVYSTQKNSSEQVEKWRLSIPFKLAQVVQKVCGPTMKLFGYRFVDSEQTLLNRSFSLLEEKQFI